The following proteins come from a genomic window of Geomonas sp. RF6:
- a CDS encoding endonuclease III domain-containing protein produces MKGEQIHEAMALLAGAVTAWVTPAVTIVSQRSGDPFKVLVSCILSLRTKDKTTGEASDRLFRLADTPEQMALLSVEEIEQAIYPVGFYRNKAGQIKEISRELVEKYGSRVPEEIDELLKFKGVGRKTANLVVTLGYGKPGICVDIHVHRICNRWGYVVTNSPDETEQVLRRELPRQYWLTINDLLVTFGQNQCLPVSPLCSTCPLFHLCDRVGVQKSR; encoded by the coding sequence TTGAAGGGGGAGCAGATCCACGAGGCGATGGCTCTCCTTGCCGGAGCCGTGACCGCCTGGGTGACACCCGCGGTCACCATCGTCTCGCAGCGCAGCGGTGACCCTTTCAAGGTGCTGGTCTCCTGCATCCTCTCCTTGCGCACCAAGGACAAGACGACAGGAGAAGCTTCGGACCGTCTCTTTCGCCTTGCCGACACCCCCGAGCAGATGGCGCTTCTTTCCGTTGAAGAGATTGAGCAGGCGATCTATCCCGTCGGCTTCTACCGCAACAAGGCAGGGCAGATCAAGGAGATCTCCCGCGAGCTGGTGGAGAAGTACGGCTCGAGGGTTCCGGAGGAGATCGACGAGCTTCTGAAATTTAAAGGGGTAGGGAGAAAGACAGCAAATCTCGTGGTGACCTTGGGGTATGGGAAGCCCGGGATCTGTGTCGATATCCACGTGCACAGAATCTGCAACAGGTGGGGGTATGTCGTCACCAACTCCCCGGATGAAACGGAGCAGGTATTGCGGCGCGAACTGCCGCGCCAGTACTGGCTCACCATCAACGACCTGCTGGTGACCTTCGGGCAGAACCAGTGCCTTCCTGTTTCCCCTCTTTGCTCCACCTGTCCCCTCTTCCACCTGTGCGACCGGGTAGGGGTGCAGAAATCGCGGTAG
- a CDS encoding NAD(P)-dependent oxidoreductase: protein MIKKIGFVGLGTVGRHMAANLTKSDYDLTVYDPDAEAVADLVKRGATAGVSPFHTAKGQDMVIVILPECLGGVDSLIFGEGGVLQGIDPGTIFVDMGTHSLDTTKKLAEAAIERRVMFLEAPVWGTKEHAANGLLTIVASGDASLLGRCRETFSYFGLNIIHIGGNVGDATRMKFVVNMVQAELIQALSEGIIFGEKMGFKADKILEVLDSGGVACPLFHSKGRSIARGDFSRNLALKYVHDQLKQVIETARAVDLDLPAAETVCRQYQQAVLDGRGEEDYSAVVKVLRR, encoded by the coding sequence ATGATCAAGAAGATCGGCTTCGTTGGGTTGGGGACGGTGGGGCGGCACATGGCGGCCAATCTCACCAAATCGGATTATGATCTCACCGTGTACGACCCGGATGCGGAGGCCGTCGCGGACCTCGTGAAGCGTGGGGCGACGGCTGGTGTATCTCCCTTCCACACCGCCAAGGGGCAGGACATGGTGATCGTGATCCTCCCCGAATGCCTCGGCGGCGTGGACTCCCTCATTTTCGGCGAGGGCGGCGTCCTCCAGGGGATCGACCCTGGAACCATCTTCGTCGATATGGGGACCCACTCCCTTGATACGACGAAGAAACTTGCCGAAGCCGCCATTGAACGGCGCGTCATGTTCCTCGAGGCACCGGTGTGGGGCACCAAGGAGCATGCTGCAAACGGACTCCTCACCATCGTCGCCAGCGGGGATGCCTCACTCCTCGGCCGCTGCCGTGAAACGTTCTCCTATTTCGGCCTCAATATCATCCATATAGGCGGCAACGTCGGTGATGCCACCCGCATGAAGTTCGTCGTGAACATGGTGCAGGCAGAACTGATACAGGCCCTCTCCGAGGGGATCATCTTCGGCGAGAAGATGGGGTTCAAGGCGGACAAGATCCTGGAGGTGCTCGATTCCGGCGGGGTGGCGTGTCCTCTTTTCCATTCCAAGGGGCGCAGCATCGCCAGGGGGGATTTCTCCAGGAACCTCGCGCTCAAATACGTGCACGACCAGCTCAAGCAGGTCATCGAGACGGCACGCGCGGTCGATCTCGACCTGCCCGCTGCAGAGACGGTGTGCAGGCAGTATCAGCAGGCTGTGCTGGACGGCCGCGGAGAAGAGGATTACTCCGCGGTGGTAAAGGTCCTCCGGAGATAG